The Nostoc cf. commune SO-36 genome includes a region encoding these proteins:
- a CDS encoding tetratricopeptide repeat protein: MISKRTSRNEALFQLVGLDKFLQLGLRDILPRYWFIYYCAISSIYASFLVICLPVYASFTPQYVTTAKTTTAPINAEKLYSDALTLYSKGNIKDAITQYQQALASYKSINNRVGEGKVLSSLGLAYDSIGEYKLAVKYYEQALKVQIDIVDQAGKATTLINFCLTYSNLGQNQKAIELCQQALSIHNKLKARTGEGIAFRNLGLSYSNIGQNQKALEACQKAIVIHQDTKNKIEEANDLRCVGIIYNAFGQFEAALKAHENSLSILREAESRISEGLTLNSLGLVYNNLNDHPKALTFHQQALAIFKEIGRYADESSAINGIGLSYRGLGKYQEAINQYQQALLIAKETSRRSNEGILLNNTAFAYSNLGQYEKAIEFYHQSLIIRKEIGDVSGKALSLNGLGLAYNSLQQYEKAISYYQQALPLFQEAKRRLDEGTSFNNIAVAYSNLEQYEKAIEFHQKALKLRQELGDIAAQAMSINSLGLAYNSLQQYEKAISYYQQALPLFQEAKRRPDEGTSFNNIAVAYSNLEQYEKAIEFHQKALKLRQELGDRAAQARSLKYIGIAYSGLRKYEKEIEFYQKELVIQRELGNKSEQMETISYLGVSHYNLDHYYEALNYYQQSLVLAKELGNFNKQVQTLTNIGEVYIALDQYAKALEQFQEALLLQKKLEDTSGQGITLSWLGSAYSFMDQYTKALTYYQQALIIHRDEKDESAEMDTLSKMGTAYDSLEQKEKALELYQQVLEMSERLKDKVTQASTLTDIGTIYEERGQYQQALNNYQQALALQQDRLSLPQKSLTLRKIGDAYLNLNNYSKALESYQQSLKIQKKY; the protein is encoded by the coding sequence ATGATATCGAAACGAACGAGCCGTAATGAGGCTCTTTTTCAACTTGTTGGATTAGATAAATTTCTCCAACTTGGTTTGAGGGATATTTTACCTCGATACTGGTTTATTTATTACTGTGCAATCTCAAGTATCTATGCTAGTTTTCTAGTCATTTGTCTGCCAGTTTATGCAAGTTTTACCCCGCAATATGTAACTACGGCTAAGACTACGACTGCTCCAATAAATGCTGAAAAATTATATAGTGATGCGCTGACACTTTACAGTAAAGGCAATATTAAAGATGCGATCACTCAGTACCAACAAGCTCTTGCCTCATATAAAAGTATAAACAACCGAGTTGGCGAAGGAAAAGTACTGAGTAGCCTTGGGCTAGCATATGATTCTATAGGAGAGTATAAATTAGCAGTTAAATATTATGAACAAGCCTTGAAAGTTCAGATAGATATTGTTGACCAAGCAGGTAAGGCTACTACCCTCATAAACTTTTGCCTAACATACAGTAACTTGGGTCAGAATCAGAAAGCAATTGAACTTTGCCAGCAGGCTCTATCGATTCATAACAAACTTAAAGCTCGTACAGGAGAAGGGATCGCTTTTAGAAATCTTGGTCTAAGCTATAGCAATATTGGGCAGAACCAAAAAGCTTTGGAAGCCTGCCAAAAGGCAATAGTGATTCATCAGGATACTAAAAATAAAATTGAGGAAGCAAATGACCTTCGTTGTGTAGGAATAATATACAATGCTTTCGGACAGTTTGAAGCAGCTTTGAAAGCTCATGAAAACTCATTGTCTATCTTGAGAGAGGCGGAAAGTCGAATCAGTGAAGGATTAACTCTAAATAGTCTTGGTTTGGTTTACAACAACCTTAATGATCATCCAAAAGCACTCACATTTCACCAACAAGCTTTAGCAATCTTTAAAGAAATTGGTAGATATGCAGATGAATCAAGCGCTATTAATGGTATCGGTCTTTCATATAGAGGTTTAGGCAAGTATCAGGAAGCAATTAATCAATATCAACAAGCACTATTAATTGCTAAAGAAACTAGCCGACGTTCAAATGAAGGCATTTTACTTAATAATACTGCTTTTGCTTATAGTAATCTGGGTCAGTACGAAAAAGCAATCGAATTTTACCACCAATCACTCATTATTCGTAAAGAAATTGGTGATGTTTCTGGCAAGGCGCTTAGTTTGAATGGACTTGGGCTGGCTTACAACAGCTTGCAGCAGTATGAGAAAGCAATTAGTTATTATCAGCAAGCATTACCCTTGTTCCAAGAAGCCAAAAGAAGACTCGACGAAGGGACAAGTTTTAACAATATTGCTGTTGCATATAGTAATCTCGAACAATATGAGAAAGCAATTGAATTTCACCAAAAAGCTTTAAAGCTTCGTCAAGAATTAGGTGATATTGCAGCCCAAGCAATGAGTATCAACTCTCTTGGGCTTGCTTACAATAGCTTGCAGCAGTATGAGAAAGCAATTAGTTATTATCAGCAAGCATTACCCTTGTTCCAAGAAGCCAAAAGAAGACCCGACGAAGGGACAAGTTTTAACAATATTGCTGTTGCATATAGCAATCTCGAACAATATGAGAAAGCAATTGAATTTCACCAAAAAGCTTTAAAGCTTCGTCAAGAATTAGGAGATCGTGCAGCCCAAGCAAGGAGCTTAAAATATATTGGTATTGCTTACAGTGGCTTACGGAAGTATGAGAAAGAAATCGAGTTTTATCAGAAGGAATTAGTAATTCAGCGTGAGCTTGGTAATAAATCTGAACAGATGGAAACAATAAGCTATCTTGGAGTCAGTCATTACAATTTAGATCATTACTATGAAGCACTTAATTACTATCAACAAAGCTTAGTATTAGCAAAAGAATTAGGAAATTTTAATAAACAAGTTCAAACTCTAACAAATATTGGTGAAGTTTATATTGCATTAGATCAGTATGCAAAGGCTCTAGAACAATTTCAGGAAGCATTATTGCTACAAAAAAAACTAGAGGATACATCAGGCCAAGGTATCACATTGAGCTGGCTCGGCTCTGCATATAGTTTTATGGATCAGTACACAAAGGCACTGACTTATTACCAGCAAGCATTGATAATTCATCGGGATGAAAAAGATGAGTCAGCAGAGATGGATACACTCTCCAAAATGGGAACAGCTTATGATTCTTTAGAACAAAAAGAAAAAGCTTTAGAACTTTATCAGCAAGTGCTTGAAATGTCAGAGCGGCTCAAGGATAAAGTAACCCAAGCATCAACTCTTACAGATATTGGAACTATTTATGAAGAACGTGGACAGTATCAGCAGGCACTAAATAATTACCAGCAAGCCCTAGCTCTTCAACAAGATCGTTTGTCTTTACCACAAAAGTCGCTTACGTTAAGAAAGATTGGTGATGCTTATCTAAATCTAAATAATTACTCAAAAGCTTTGGAATCCTATCAGCAATCACTGAAAATACAAAAAAAATATTAA
- a CDS encoding CHAT domain-containing protein: MGESHTLYSIALLYSTLNQKNEELDYYQKSLQLSKKINDRRGISSSLCQLGIFYRNMGDKSKAISYLKQCIDLVESVQADIQVEQLKAGFSSNQQDNYVSLIHLLWNTENPEILKEAFSYVERARARAFLDQLANGKLNLKGVSSSLLQQEQQLKIEMRGQRNQLTKLQQQVAENFNQSKVNEVKVKLLELEKKYTDILTQIKLDPKAASLVSVKIPALPEIQKLLDKDTTLVEYFITRGRTFVFIITSDSFQAIPINKTYDELYSAVSGFRKFSNIDSSEPPETLKKLYEWLIIPVQPYLKTKKLIIVPHNTLHYLPFAALSDGNHYLGENYIISTLPTSSALAYLPKKHHSQLNTLLALGNPSISESLSPLDKAEEEVESIGNIYNSTSVFILNDATETRLRVESSTANIIHIAAHGEYNSANPLFSTIYLASDDQNDGLLQVQEIYDLDLTATNLVVLSACNTSVGRLSKGDEVVGLTRAFLYAGAPSVISTLWSVDDTVTGEFMQRFYTHLHLGIEKAEALQKAQNDIRKDYPNPYFWAAFVLTGDGGK, encoded by the coding sequence TTGGGAGAATCACATACTCTGTATAGTATTGCTTTACTTTACAGTACTTTAAATCAAAAAAATGAGGAATTGGATTATTATCAAAAATCGCTTCAGTTAAGTAAAAAAATTAATGATCGCCGTGGAATATCGTCTTCTTTGTGTCAACTAGGGATCTTCTATAGAAATATGGGAGATAAAAGTAAAGCGATTTCCTATTTGAAACAATGTATTGATTTAGTAGAGTCTGTTCAAGCAGACATTCAGGTAGAACAATTGAAAGCTGGTTTTTCCAGTAATCAACAAGATAATTATGTAAGCCTCATTCATCTACTTTGGAATACAGAAAATCCAGAAATTTTAAAGGAAGCATTCTCTTATGTAGAGCGTGCCCGTGCAAGAGCCTTTTTAGATCAATTAGCAAATGGCAAATTAAATTTAAAAGGAGTATCATCTTCTTTACTTCAGCAAGAGCAACAGCTAAAAATTGAGATGAGGGGTCAGCGAAACCAGTTGACCAAACTTCAACAGCAGGTAGCAGAAAATTTTAATCAATCTAAAGTTAATGAAGTGAAAGTAAAATTGTTGGAACTTGAGAAGAAATATACAGACATTTTGACTCAAATAAAACTAGACCCTAAAGCCGCTTCATTAGTCAGTGTAAAAATTCCAGCCTTACCAGAAATTCAAAAATTGCTTGATAAAGATACAACGCTTGTTGAATATTTCATTACTAGAGGACGAACTTTTGTTTTCATTATCACATCAGATAGTTTTCAAGCTATTCCAATAAATAAAACTTATGATGAACTTTATAGTGCTGTTAGTGGTTTTCGTAAATTTAGCAATATAGATAGTTCGGAGCCACCAGAAACTCTCAAGAAACTCTACGAGTGGTTAATTATACCTGTTCAACCTTACTTAAAAACCAAAAAACTTATCATAGTGCCACACAACACATTGCATTATCTTCCTTTTGCAGCATTAAGTGACGGTAATCATTATTTGGGTGAGAATTACATTATATCTACACTACCAACTTCTAGTGCCTTAGCGTATCTTCCAAAGAAACATCATTCTCAACTTAATACTCTTTTGGCTCTTGGCAATCCATCAATTTCAGAGTCTCTTTCACCACTTGATAAAGCTGAAGAAGAAGTTGAATCTATTGGCAATATATATAATTCTACTTCTGTCTTTATTCTGAACGATGCCACTGAAACTCGTTTACGCGTAGAATCTAGCACCGCTAACATTATACATATTGCCGCGCATGGTGAATATAATTCTGCTAATCCTTTATTCAGCACAATATATTTAGCATCCGACGATCAAAATGATGGTCTTTTACAAGTTCAGGAAATTTATGATCTAGATTTAACGGCAACGAACTTAGTAGTCTTAAGTGCTTGTAATACTTCAGTAGGACGATTAAGCAAGGGAGATGAAGTTGTCGGTTTGACGCGTGCTTTTCTTTATGCAGGCGCACCTAGTGTCATTTCAACTTTGTGGAGTGTAGACGACACTGTAACAGGAGAATTTATGCAGCGTTTTTATACTCATCTCCATCTGGGCATAGAAAAAGCAGAAGCGCTACAAAAGGCACAAAATGATATACGTAAGGACTATCCAAATCCATACTTTTGGGCTGCTTTTGTCTTAACAGGGGATGGAGGTAAATAA
- a CDS encoding ParA family protein → MIITLASFKGGVAKTTSAIHIACFLSQHGSTLLVDGDPNHSATGWAKRGALPFKVVDLLQAPMHSRNFDHVVIDTAARPSHEDLEALADGCNLLILPTTPDALAMDALLQTVSTLKSLGSDRYRVLLTIIPPAPRLTGQQAREALSAEGIPLFQHGIRRFAVYEKAALEGLPVYQVKDRSSKIAWREYQEVGKEILS, encoded by the coding sequence GTGATAATCACCCTTGCCAGTTTCAAGGGAGGTGTTGCCAAAACAACAAGCGCCATCCACATTGCTTGCTTTCTATCGCAACATGGCAGCACTTTGCTAGTTGATGGCGACCCAAACCACAGTGCTACAGGATGGGCAAAGCGAGGAGCATTACCCTTTAAAGTTGTGGATTTACTACAAGCTCCTATGCACAGCCGTAATTTTGACCATGTAGTTATTGACACAGCCGCTAGACCAAGCCACGAAGATTTAGAAGCACTCGCAGATGGGTGTAATTTATTAATCTTGCCCACTACCCCTGATGCTTTAGCGATGGATGCACTGTTGCAAACTGTAAGCACTCTCAAATCATTGGGCAGCGATCGCTATCGTGTGTTGCTTACAATTATTCCCCCAGCCCCCCGCTTAACCGGACAGCAGGCACGGGAAGCATTGTCGGCAGAGGGAATACCACTATTTCAACATGGGATTAGACGATTTGCTGTTTATGAAAAAGCGGCACTGGAGGGGTTGCCAGTTTATCAAGTAAAAGACCGCAGCAGCAAAATAGCATGGCGCGAGTATCAAGAGGTGGGTAAGGAGATATTGTCATGA